The Campylobacter concisus DNA window GACATTTAGGCTCACGCCACCTTTTTTAGGCAAGACTACTTCGTTGCCATTTTTTCTTAAAAGCTCGAGTGGCACGCGCAAATTTATGCCATTTGACTCGATCATCGCGTCATTTTTAGAGATGCTTAAAACCGTGCCTTTGATATTTTCATACTTCACTCTATCGCCTACTTTTAGGCTCTCACGCTCAGTTTTTTTAGGCTTAACGATGGCAGTTTTTTTCTCATTTGCCACATTTAGAGCTCTTTGCTTGTCTTTTATGTCCTTGAAATTTATAACAGCTTTTGCCGCATTTATCGCTTCATAATACTCTTTTTCTAGGCGCGAAATAGTCGCATTTAGCCTGATCTCATTTTTCTCTTTTAGCTCTTTTTGCTCCTCAAGCAAGCGCTCCAGCCGCTCCTCTTTTGCCGTGACCTCTTTTATCCCCTCATCAAGCTTGGTTTGTAAATTTAGCGTCTTTGTGATGATCTCGTTTAAATTCTCTTTATCTTCGCCGTAAATTTTCTTTGCCTGAGCCACTAAATTTTGAGATATGCCGTATCTTGCCGCCGTTTCAAAGGCATAAGACTTGCCGATCGTGCCTTTTAAAAACTCAAATTTAGGCCTTTGAGCTACCTCGTCGTAAAGTGCCGCCACTAGCTCAACCTCTGGATTTTTAGCTAGCAACATCGCAAGGCGCTTGTGGTGGGTTGTGATGATCATTTTGATATCTTGGGTAATGAGTCGCTCTATCATGACGCCATACAAGCTCGCAGCCTCTTCAAAATCGGTGCCAAGCTCGATCTCGTCGATGCCGATGATGATCGATTTTTTAGTAAAAAGCCTTGCAAAGTGCACCATCCTGCCAGCAAAGGTCGAGATGTCGTTCTTCACACTTTGCGGATCTTCTATGATCGCGTCAAATTCTTTAAAAGAGCCGATGCTTGAGCGGTTTGCGTCGATACGCATAGGTAGTAAATATTTTGCAAGTAACGTGGCTGAGATGATTGATTTTAAAAGCATCGACTTACCACCAGCATTTACACCGGTTATTAAAAGCACCTTTTTACTAAAATCCACGCTCACACTTTTTGGATTTTTTAGCGCTGGATGGGCAAATTTCTCAAGTTTTATGATGTGCGAGCTATTTGGCAAAACAAACTCATAATCACGTGATCTAGCCAAATTTACGCGCGCCTGATACGCGTCAAACTGATCAAAAGCGTTATTTATAAATTTCAAAAAGAGCAGACTCTTGCTCATCTGTAAGCTAAATTTCTTGCAGTGTTCAAAAATGATCTCTTCTTTTCTATCAAGTAGCTCACTTTGCTCCTTTTTTAGGCGCTCGGTACTTGCAGGTGCTACGTAGAAGTAGCCGCCTGAGCTTCTAGCGATCACGGTGCCTTTTAGGACGTGATTAAAACCTCCACGCACCAAAAGTGCCTCTTGTGAGTTTATGTAGTGCGTCTGGGTGTCGACTAGATAGGGCGTGATGTGCTTTGAGTAGATGAGCTTTTTAAGCTCGGCGTCGATCTGACGTTTTTTCTCGCTAAAAGCCTGCTTTATCGCGTGAAATCTCTCATCCACGCTGTCGCTAAACTCGCCGTTTTCATCAAAGCTGTTTGCCATCTGGCTCATCGCTTCAGGGATTTCAACCTTTGCGATCCACTCGCCAAGTCTGCCCTCAAATTTTTGCTTTTTTAGATATGAAAAATACTTAATAATCTTTGCAAACTCGTAAATTTCACTGATATGAAGCACTGCTTGCTTGCTAAGTCTCATAAGCGCGTCATCAAGTTCTTTTATC harbors:
- a CDS encoding endonuclease MutS2, with translation MTEEIFLKLDLGEYLEKFNSFLARQKPLFLQGDSKIHFENISELSKYDFKAPDEIKELDDALMRLSKQAVLHISEIYEFAKIIKYFSYLKKQKFEGRLGEWIAKVEIPEAMSQMANSFDENGEFSDSVDERFHAIKQAFSEKKRQIDAELKKLIYSKHITPYLVDTQTHYINSQEALLVRGGFNHVLKGTVIARSSGGYFYVAPASTERLKKEQSELLDRKEEIIFEHCKKFSLQMSKSLLFLKFINNAFDQFDAYQARVNLARSRDYEFVLPNSSHIIKLEKFAHPALKNPKSVSVDFSKKVLLITGVNAGGKSMLLKSIISATLLAKYLLPMRIDANRSSIGSFKEFDAIIEDPQSVKNDISTFAGRMVHFARLFTKKSIIIGIDEIELGTDFEEAASLYGVMIERLITQDIKMIITTHHKRLAMLLAKNPEVELVAALYDEVAQRPKFEFLKGTIGKSYAFETAARYGISQNLVAQAKKIYGEDKENLNEIITKTLNLQTKLDEGIKEVTAKEERLERLLEEQKELKEKNEIRLNATISRLEKEYYEAINAAKAVINFKDIKDKQRALNVANEKKTAIVKPKKTERESLKVGDRVKYENIKGTVLSISKNDAMIESNGINLRVPLELLRKNGNEVVLPKKGGVSLNVDKPKIASLSLDLHGMRADEAIAKLDKFISDSLVMGFDEVSVFHGIGTGKLAFAVKNFLKEHPSVKEFFDAPANQGGYGAKIVRL